TTCGCGTTTAAATTGCTCTTTTTTTAACTTAAAATATTTAGTAGTCTAATTATTAGAAAGATATAAACAAATTATTTTTTACAGTCATACACTGTTACTAATAGATAAAACTAAATATAAGTTTTAAAAAAAGAGTATCAATACCTGTAGTGTTCCGGCTTATATGGACCATCAACGGATACACCTATATAATTAGCCTGTTTCTCTGTTAAGACAGTTAATTTAACCCCTATTTGTTCCAGATGGAGTCTGGCAACTTCTTCATCCAGATGCTTTGGAAGACGATATACTCCAACTTCATAGTTATTTTTCCAAAGCTCAATTTGAGCTAAAGTCTGATTTGAAAATGAATTACTCATTACAAAAGATGGGTGACCTGTAGCACAACCAAGATTAACTAATCTACCTTCTGCAAGTAGAAACAGGGAATTTCCTTCGGGAAAAGTATATTTGTCAACCTGAGGTTTAATATTTATATGTTCTATACCTGGATAGTTTACTAAAGCATCAACTTGAATCTCGTTATCAAAGTGTCCAATATTACATACTATAGCCTGATCTTTCATCTGCTTCATATGTTCTATTGTGATAACATCACAATTACCTGTCGTTGTGACGAAGATATTACCCTCTTTAACGGCTTCTTCCATTGTTGTAACCTCAAACCCTTCCATAGCTGCCTGAAGGGCGCAAATAGGATCTATTTCGGTCACAATAACCCTTGCGCCATAAGAGCGCATAGAATGTGCACAACCTTTACCAACATCACCATAGCCAAGGACCACCACAACTTTTCCTGCTATCATCACATCTGTTGCTCTTTTGATACCATCTGCAAGAGATTCACGGCATCCATAAAGATTATCAAACTTTGATTTAGTAACAGAGTCATTAACATTAATTGCTGGAACTAGTAATTCACCCTTTTCCATCATCTGATAAAGTCTGTGTACTCCAGTTGTAGTTTCTTCAGAAATACCTTTCATTTCTGCAATTGTCCGATGCCATCTTAGATTATCTTCACTCAAAATTCGCTTCAAAGTATCAAGAATAATCTGCTCCTCACGATTACTTCCCTTTCTTTCAATAACTGAAGAATCATTCTCGGCCTGATAACCTAAATGTACTAGCAGAGAAGCATCACCACCATCATCAACAATTAAATTTGGTCCTTTACCATCTGGAAATCTAAGAGCCATTTCCGTACACCACCAATACTCTTCAAGAGTTTCTCCTTTCCAAGCAAAAACCGGTACACCTGCTGCTGCAATAGCTGCGGCTGCATGGTCTTGTGTAGAAAAAATATTACAGCTAGCCCAGCGTACATCGGCTCCTAGTTCAACTAAAGTTTCAATAAGAACCGCAGTCTGTATAGTCATATGAAGTGATCCCATTATACGAGCTCCTTTCAATGGTTTTTCAGATGTATACTTCTTTCGAATAGCCATCAAGCCGGGCATTTCATGCTCTGCAATTTCTATCTCTTTACGTCCAAATTCTGCTAATGATATATCTGCAACCTTGTATGGTAGATCAGAAGAAAAATCCTTATTCATTTTGATTATAATTTATTTATCGATTTTTAAGTATGCAAAGGTACTAAATTTATAGATTGTTTCTACCTTTGACTTTAAAGAAAGCAATTGAAAGAGTAAGACTTAATGAAAATTATATATTCAAATTATCTGCCTTTTAATAGATTTAAAGCTATTAATTTATTCGGAATTGTATTTGCGCGAAGGCAATATTTCCCTTTAGATAAGCGCGCAATTAATCATGAATATATTCATACGCGACAGATGTTTGAACTTTTTATCGTTGGGTTTTACATCTGGTACATTTTAGAATGGTTGTATAAATTAATTATTTATAAAGACAGACTTATGGCCTATAAGAAAATAAGCTTTGAAAAAGAGGCATATATCAATGATATAAACCTGGATTATTTAAGAGAAAGAAAGCTGTTTTCTTTTATTAAGTATTTGTGATATGCAAGAATATCCAACAAACTAATAACATTTAAGGAGCATGAAAAAAATATATATTACAATAATAATTTTAAGCATAGTATTATTCAATATGTGTGCTCAAAACAATAAGCAAGATAAACAAATGGTTCAAATAAATCACGCAACAACTATGAAATTCAATAAATTAACCCCAGAAGAAGAAAGAGTGATAATTTACAAAGGTACTGAAGTTCCATTTACAGGAGAGTTGCTAAATAACAACGAAAAAGGTATCTATGTTTGTAAAAGATGCGATACCCCACTATATAGATCCGAAGATAAATTCGATGGTCATTGTGGATGGCCATCTTTTGATGACGAGATTGAAGGAGCAGTTAAAAGAGTTAGAGATGCTGATGGACGCCGCACTGAAATTATTTGTAATACATGTGGTGCACATCTGGGACATGTTTTTCTTGGTGAAGGATTTACTCCGAAACAAACTCGCCACTGCGTTAATTCTATCTCTATGAAATTTATTCCAGAAGGAGAAGAAAATGATGTAACTGCTTATTTTGCATCAGGTTGTTTTTGGGGTACTGAATATTTCTTTATGAAAGCACCTGGAGTTAAGGAAACTACCGTTGGTTTTATGGGTGGTCATGTAGATAATCCAACATATGAACAGGTTTGTCAGAAAAATACTGGACATCTTGAAACAACTGAAGTAGTTTATGACCCCAGGGTAACTAATTATGAAGAAATGATTAAATTGTTTTTCGAAACACATGATTTCACTCAAACAAATGGACAAGGTCCAGATATCGGACCACAATATCTTTCTTGTATATTCTATTCTAATTCTATAGAAAAAGCAATTGCAGAAAGATATATAAACCTGCTCACATCTAAGGGTTATAGGGTAGCTACAATGCTTAAACCTGCTTCAACATTCTGGTCAGCTGAAAATTATCATCAAGAGTATTATGAAAATAAAGGAGGTACTCCTTATTGCCATAAATACACTAAAATATTCTGAAACGGTTGTAATAGTAATAATTTCTATAAACTTTTTTAAAAGCGTAAGTGTTTTATATATATCGTATTAAAACAAATAATATGATTAACTAAAAACTGGAAATTATGAAATTATTACGTTCATTATCAATTCTAACTCTGATACTCACACTAGGATTAGGTGCAGTATCATGTAACAATGTTAATGATGCAGACATCCAACAAGCTGCTCAAGAAGCATTGAATGCAAATCCTGATTTAACAGGAGTAATGGTAACCGTTCAAAATAAAGTGGCTACTCTTACCGGAACCGTTCAAGACGAGGCCACAAGAGCATACGCTGAAAGCGCTGTTTCGGGAGTAGAAAATGTTGTATCTGTTATCAACCAGATAGTTGTTATACCACCAGCACCTGATTTCTCAGCACTTGATAGTGCTATTAATGCATCTCTAGCTGATGCGCTTAAAGATCATCCTAAAATTTCTGCTACCGTTCAGGATGGTATAATTACTATAAATGGTGAAATCAAACAATCGGAACTTCCAGTATTGATGGAAAAACTTAATGCTTTGAATCCACAACAAATTATTAATAATGCAACCATAAATTAATAATGATATGACATTAACTGAAAAATACAAAGAACTAGTCGACGTTGCACTTAATAATAACTTATCTGTTAACGATACTGGTAAGGTTTTAAGGATCGAGGGTGAAGTAGCAACTGCAAGTATCAAAAACAAGTTGTGGGAAATTTATCAACATATAGATCCACAATTTAAAAATAATGATGTAATACTAAATGTAAAAAGTAAAATTAGCGCAGGCGACAAAGTAAAGGTGGTAACCAGAGAAAGCAGGCTAAATATTCGTCAAGGTCCTGGAACCGATCAACCCATAGTAGGTAAAGCAGAAAAAGGAGATATTATTACGTTAATAAGCAAAACTAATGATCAATGGTGGCTGGTACGTGATAATGACGGTGAAGAAGGATACTGTTATTCTCAGTATCTAGAACCCATAAACTAATCTTTTCAACCTTATCTTATTATTCATAATTCTTACAGGAGGAAAATTTATATATTTCTTCCTGTATTTTTTTC
This window of the Lascolabacillus massiliensis genome carries:
- the ahcY gene encoding adenosylhomocysteinase; the protein is MNKDFSSDLPYKVADISLAEFGRKEIEIAEHEMPGLMAIRKKYTSEKPLKGARIMGSLHMTIQTAVLIETLVELGADVRWASCNIFSTQDHAAAAIAAAGVPVFAWKGETLEEYWWCTEMALRFPDGKGPNLIVDDGGDASLLVHLGYQAENDSSVIERKGSNREEQIILDTLKRILSEDNLRWHRTIAEMKGISEETTTGVHRLYQMMEKGELLVPAINVNDSVTKSKFDNLYGCRESLADGIKRATDVMIAGKVVVVLGYGDVGKGCAHSMRSYGARVIVTEIDPICALQAAMEGFEVTTMEEAVKEGNIFVTTTGNCDVITIEHMKQMKDQAIVCNIGHFDNEIQVDALVNYPGIEHINIKPQVDKYTFPEGNSLFLLAEGRLVNLGCATGHPSFVMSNSFSNQTLAQIELWKNNYEVGVYRLPKHLDEEVARLHLEQIGVKLTVLTEKQANYIGVSVDGPYKPEHYRY
- a CDS encoding bifunctional methionine sulfoxide reductase B/A protein, with amino-acid sequence MKFNKLTPEEERVIIYKGTEVPFTGELLNNNEKGIYVCKRCDTPLYRSEDKFDGHCGWPSFDDEIEGAVKRVRDADGRRTEIICNTCGAHLGHVFLGEGFTPKQTRHCVNSISMKFIPEGEENDVTAYFASGCFWGTEYFFMKAPGVKETTVGFMGGHVDNPTYEQVCQKNTGHLETTEVVYDPRVTNYEEMIKLFFETHDFTQTNGQGPDIGPQYLSCIFYSNSIEKAIAERYINLLTSKGYRVATMLKPASTFWSAENYHQEYYENKGGTPYCHKYTKIF
- a CDS encoding BON domain-containing protein, which codes for MKLLRSLSILTLILTLGLGAVSCNNVNDADIQQAAQEALNANPDLTGVMVTVQNKVATLTGTVQDEATRAYAESAVSGVENVVSVINQIVVIPPAPDFSALDSAINASLADALKDHPKISATVQDGIITINGEIKQSELPVLMEKLNALNPQQIINNATIN
- a CDS encoding SH3 domain-containing protein, whose protein sequence is MTLTEKYKELVDVALNNNLSVNDTGKVLRIEGEVATASIKNKLWEIYQHIDPQFKNNDVILNVKSKISAGDKVKVVTRESRLNIRQGPGTDQPIVGKAEKGDIITLISKTNDQWWLVRDNDGEEGYCYSQYLEPIN